One genomic segment of Micromonospora sp. WMMC415 includes these proteins:
- a CDS encoding sigma-E factor regulatory protein RseB domain-containing protein, with protein sequence MSVLTSRPALRWLVPVTAVVTVVGGGAALGRFAAQAEPSLPPRTAAQLLVDLQTARHDGFSGTVVQRADLGLPAIAGLAAGDGPADLLTGTHTLRVWHSGPDKQRVALVDTLGERDIIRNGRDVWTWNSRTNTATHRTLPAEKDADAPPELPDTPQEAADAALAAVDPTTEVSVGRAATVAGRDAYELVLAPRDAASLVHQVRIAIDATEHLPLRFEVFAEGGDRPAFEVAFTQIDYARPDDDQFRFNPRPGVTITEEGADRSRPARPGKPAGDERPDVRTVGEGWTTVVVAKVDGASRSADAGDAPDLDALSGQLPAVRGDWGSGRLFRSHLVSALLTDDGRLIAGAVTPERLYEVARG encoded by the coding sequence ATGTCCGTCCTGACAAGCCGTCCCGCCCTGCGCTGGCTGGTCCCGGTGACCGCCGTCGTGACCGTCGTCGGTGGGGGCGCCGCGCTCGGCCGCTTCGCCGCCCAGGCCGAGCCGAGCCTGCCGCCCCGGACCGCCGCCCAGCTCCTCGTCGACCTGCAGACCGCCCGCCACGACGGCTTCTCCGGCACCGTCGTGCAGCGTGCCGACCTGGGCCTGCCGGCGATCGCCGGGCTGGCCGCCGGGGACGGCCCGGCCGACCTGCTGACCGGGACCCACACCCTGCGGGTGTGGCACTCGGGGCCGGACAAGCAGCGGGTCGCGCTCGTCGACACGCTCGGCGAGCGGGACATCATCCGTAACGGACGCGACGTGTGGACGTGGAACAGCCGCACCAACACGGCCACCCACCGCACGCTGCCCGCGGAGAAGGACGCCGACGCCCCGCCGGAGCTGCCGGACACGCCGCAGGAGGCGGCCGACGCCGCCCTCGCCGCCGTCGACCCGACCACCGAGGTGAGCGTGGGGCGGGCCGCCACGGTGGCCGGGCGGGACGCGTACGAGCTGGTGCTCGCGCCGCGCGACGCCGCCTCGCTGGTGCACCAGGTACGGATCGCCATCGACGCGACCGAGCACCTGCCGCTGCGGTTCGAGGTGTTCGCCGAGGGCGGTGACCGCCCGGCGTTCGAGGTGGCGTTCACCCAGATCGACTACGCCCGGCCGGACGACGACCAGTTCCGGTTCAACCCGCGGCCCGGCGTGACGATCACCGAGGAGGGCGCCGACCGGTCCCGCCCGGCCCGGCCGGGGAAGCCGGCCGGGGACGAGCGGCCGGACGTGCGCACCGTCGGGGAGGGCTGGACCACGGTGGTGGTCGCCAAGGTCGACGGCGCGTCACGCTCCGCCGACGCCGGGGATGCCCCCGACCTGGACGCGCTGTCCGGGCAGTTGCCCGCGGTCCGGGGCGACTGGGGCAGCGGCCGGCTGTTCCGCAGCCACCTGGTGAGCGCGCTGCTGACCGACGACGGCCGTCTGATCGCCGGTGCGGTGACGCCGGAGCGGCTGTACGAGGTGGCTCGCGGCTGA
- a CDS encoding haloalkane dehalogenase translates to MPVTQVSGSTMYHEERGSGTPIVFLHGNPGSSHLWRNVLPAVDLPARLLAPDLIGMGSSGKPDLPYRFADHARYLDAWFDALDLREVVLVGHDWGGALAFDWAARHPERVRGVAFLETIVRPMSWADLGDGPRSRAEAMRGPQGEDLVLDRNVFLESAFNGGVLTPVSEEDLRIYRAPYPTRESRRPLLEWARSLPLDGQPADVTERVQRYGRWLAGSDRVPKLLLTFDSSPTLLVTEAVAAWCAANIAALDIRHCGPAGHHAPEDRPEAIAAAITAWARRHALVGER, encoded by the coding sequence ATGCCGGTGACCCAGGTGAGCGGATCGACGATGTACCACGAGGAGCGGGGCAGCGGGACTCCGATCGTCTTCCTGCACGGCAACCCCGGCTCGTCCCACCTCTGGCGCAACGTCCTGCCCGCCGTCGACCTCCCCGCCCGCCTGCTCGCCCCCGACCTCATCGGCATGGGCAGCTCCGGCAAGCCGGACCTGCCCTACCGGTTCGCCGACCACGCCCGCTACCTGGACGCCTGGTTCGACGCGCTGGACCTGCGGGAGGTCGTCCTCGTCGGCCACGACTGGGGTGGAGCGCTCGCCTTCGACTGGGCGGCCCGCCACCCCGAGCGGGTCCGCGGCGTGGCCTTCCTGGAGACCATCGTGCGGCCGATGTCCTGGGCCGACCTGGGCGACGGACCCCGGTCCCGCGCCGAGGCCATGCGCGGGCCGCAGGGTGAGGACCTGGTCCTCGACCGGAACGTGTTCCTGGAGTCCGCCTTCAACGGCGGGGTGCTGACCCCGGTGAGCGAGGAGGACCTGCGGATCTACCGGGCGCCGTACCCGACCCGGGAGAGCCGCCGGCCGCTGCTGGAGTGGGCCCGCTCGCTGCCGCTGGACGGACAGCCGGCCGACGTCACCGAACGGGTCCAGCGGTACGGGCGGTGGCTGGCGGGCAGCGACCGGGTGCCCAAGCTCCTGCTCACCTTCGACTCCTCACCCACCCTGCTCGTCACCGAAGCCGTGGCCGCCTGGTGCGCGGCGAACATCGCCGCCCTCGACATCCGCCACTGCGGGCCGGCCGGGCACCACGCGCCCGAGGACCGACCCGAGGCGATCGCCGCGGCGATCACCGCCTGGGCGCGCCGGCACGCCCTCGTCGGCGAGCGTTGA
- a CDS encoding MarR family winged helix-turn-helix transcriptional regulator codes for MSDSPAGAAGRPEAPARLRNLRTRLLSLAATRTDRRVNEELARVGARKWHYAVLATLAEFGPASQAELSGRTGIHRSDVVAVVNELTDRSEVERAPNPADRRQNVITLTAPGRRRLLELDDLLAQVDDEVLAPLTPRQREQLGHLLATLLDRSGATM; via the coding sequence ATGAGTGACAGCCCGGCGGGCGCGGCCGGCCGCCCCGAGGCACCGGCGCGGCTACGGAACCTGCGCACGCGGTTGCTGTCCCTGGCCGCGACGCGGACGGATCGGCGGGTCAACGAGGAGCTCGCCCGGGTCGGCGCCCGCAAGTGGCACTACGCGGTGCTCGCCACGCTGGCCGAGTTCGGTCCGGCCAGCCAGGCCGAGCTGAGCGGCCGGACCGGCATCCACCGCAGCGACGTGGTGGCGGTCGTCAACGAGCTCACCGACCGCAGCGAGGTGGAACGCGCACCCAACCCCGCCGACCGCCGCCAGAACGTGATCACCCTCACCGCGCCCGGCCGGCGGCGGCTCCTGGAGCTGGACGACCTCCTCGCCCAGGTCGACGACGAGGTCCTGGCACCGCTGACACCGCGGCAACGCGAGCAGCTCGGTCACCTGCTCGCCACTCTGCTGGACCGCTCCGGCGCGACGATGTGA
- a CDS encoding AAA family ATPase — MLYRRLDGLREQASRRLAEELRNTGGTLQARSQRDSAVGMYAEQVEQFSAVENGLCFGRLDTDDGGPHYIGRIGIFDTSGDYDPLLIDWRAPAARAFYLATAANPQGVRRRRHLRTRQRKVIALNDEVLDLATASPTAHEEVTGEAALLAALNAGRTGRMRDIVETIQAEQDRIIRADLPGVLVVQGGPGTGKTAVALHRAAYLLYTHRRELSTRGVLLVGPNATFLRYISQVLPALAETGVLLRTQADLFPGVSARRTEPAEAAALKGREVMVDVLTAAVRDRQWVPDEPLEIEQPQREILVLAPETVRAARDRARRSGRPHNLARALFDVEIVHALAGQVAERIGADPLGGENLLDEADVAEIRRELREDPAVRATLDRLWPVLTPQRLLADLYADPGRIAVAAPMLTDADRALLHREPGGWTPADVPLLDEAAELLGEDDRAAEARRERIRSLQREYAEGVLEIARGSRSIDVEDEADGGEILGVTDLIDADRLLERQEEAERLTTAQRAAADRSWAFGHVIVDEAQELSPMAWRLLMRRCPSRSMTIVGDVAQTGALAGTASWADALEPYVAQRWRLEELTVSYRTPAEIMAVAAEVLAGIDPALRPPRSVRATGVAPWDRAVAADRLTTELVAATAREAAGLADGRLGVIVPAGRVDDLGAALTAALPEAAVGEHPELESRIVVLSVAQAKGLEFDSVLLVDPDRIVAESPRGRNDLYVALTRATQRLGILRQGASAGPQEAG; from the coding sequence ATGCTCTACCGCCGGCTGGACGGGCTGCGCGAACAGGCGTCCCGGCGGCTGGCCGAGGAGCTGCGGAACACCGGCGGCACCCTCCAGGCCCGCTCCCAGCGCGACAGCGCGGTGGGAATGTACGCCGAACAGGTGGAGCAGTTCTCCGCGGTGGAGAACGGCCTCTGTTTCGGCCGGCTCGACACCGACGACGGCGGGCCGCACTACATCGGCCGGATCGGCATCTTCGACACCAGCGGCGACTACGACCCGCTGCTCATCGACTGGCGGGCGCCGGCAGCCCGCGCCTTCTACCTGGCCACCGCCGCCAACCCGCAGGGCGTCCGCCGCCGGCGGCACCTGCGGACCCGGCAGCGCAAGGTGATCGCGCTCAACGACGAGGTGCTGGACCTGGCCACCGCCTCCCCCACCGCCCACGAGGAGGTGACCGGCGAGGCGGCGCTGCTCGCCGCGCTCAACGCCGGCCGTACCGGCCGGATGCGCGACATCGTGGAGACCATCCAGGCCGAGCAGGACCGGATCATCCGCGCCGACCTGCCGGGCGTGCTGGTGGTGCAGGGCGGGCCGGGCACCGGCAAGACGGCGGTGGCGCTGCACCGGGCGGCGTACCTGCTCTACACCCACCGGCGGGAGCTCTCGACCCGCGGCGTGCTGCTGGTCGGGCCCAACGCCACCTTCCTGCGCTACATCTCCCAGGTGCTGCCCGCCCTGGCCGAGACCGGAGTACTGCTGCGTACCCAGGCCGACCTCTTCCCCGGGGTCAGCGCGCGGCGTACCGAGCCGGCGGAGGCGGCGGCGCTGAAGGGCCGCGAGGTGATGGTCGACGTGCTGACCGCCGCTGTGCGCGACCGGCAGTGGGTGCCCGACGAGCCCCTGGAGATCGAGCAGCCGCAGCGGGAGATCCTCGTGCTCGCCCCGGAGACCGTCCGTGCGGCCCGCGACCGGGCCCGCCGCTCCGGCCGCCCGCACAACCTGGCCCGGGCGCTGTTCGACGTCGAGATCGTGCACGCGCTCGCCGGGCAGGTGGCCGAGCGCATCGGCGCCGACCCGCTGGGTGGGGAGAACCTGCTCGACGAGGCCGACGTGGCCGAGATCCGCCGCGAGCTCCGCGAGGACCCGGCGGTCCGCGCGACGCTGGACCGGCTCTGGCCGGTGCTGACCCCGCAGCGGCTCCTCGCCGACCTGTACGCCGACCCGGGCCGCATCGCCGTCGCGGCGCCGATGCTCACCGACGCCGATCGGGCCCTGCTGCACCGCGAGCCGGGCGGCTGGACGCCGGCGGACGTGCCGCTGCTGGACGAGGCGGCGGAACTGCTCGGCGAGGACGACCGCGCCGCCGAGGCGCGCCGGGAACGCATCCGGTCCCTCCAGCGGGAGTACGCGGAGGGCGTCCTCGAGATCGCCCGGGGCTCCCGGTCCATCGACGTCGAGGACGAGGCCGACGGCGGCGAGATCCTCGGCGTGACCGACCTGATCGACGCCGACCGCCTGCTGGAACGGCAGGAGGAGGCCGAGCGCCTGACCACCGCCCAGCGGGCCGCGGCCGACCGGAGCTGGGCGTTCGGCCACGTCATCGTCGACGAGGCGCAGGAGCTGTCGCCGATGGCGTGGCGCCTGCTGATGCGCCGCTGCCCGAGCCGGTCCATGACGATCGTCGGGGACGTGGCGCAGACCGGCGCGCTCGCCGGCACCGCGTCGTGGGCCGACGCGCTGGAGCCGTACGTGGCGCAGCGCTGGCGGCTGGAGGAGCTGACCGTCAGCTACCGCACCCCGGCCGAGATCATGGCCGTCGCGGCCGAGGTGCTCGCCGGGATCGACCCGGCGCTGCGCCCCCCACGCTCCGTACGCGCCACCGGTGTGGCGCCGTGGGACCGTGCCGTGGCGGCGGACCGGCTGACGACGGAACTGGTGGCAGCGACCGCCCGGGAGGCCGCCGGGCTGGCCGACGGCCGGCTCGGGGTGATCGTGCCCGCCGGCCGGGTCGACGACCTGGGCGCCGCGCTCACCGCCGCGCTGCCCGAGGCGGCCGTCGGCGAGCACCCCGAGTTGGAGAGCCGCATCGTCGTGCTGAGCGTCGCCCAGGCCAAGGGCCTGGAGTTCGACTCCGTCCTGCTGGTCGACCCGGACCGGATCGTGGCGGAGTCCCCGCGCGGCCGGAACGACCTGTACGTGGCCCTCACCCGCGCCACCCAACGCCTCGGCATCCTCCGGCAGGGCGCCTCCGCCGGGCCTCAGGAGGCCGGCTGA
- a CDS encoding poly-gamma-glutamate hydrolase family protein has product MGDVYANYAQLAAGEDEGVDYTRTVIGGPTTSWASIAIHGGGIEAGSGELALAVGDGLMNTYVFAGIKSSRNSDLHITATKFDEPQCLALLAAADRTISVHGYTGTAGEPETALGGLDASLAGDLSAALTDQGFSVVAASSEISGSYPGNICNRNRRGAGVQVELSHALRTSFFPDGDLTRSARDSGRRTQLFHDYVEAVRSVVAVAQPAS; this is encoded by the coding sequence GTGGGCGACGTGTATGCCAACTACGCCCAGCTGGCTGCTGGGGAGGACGAGGGCGTCGACTACACCCGGACGGTGATCGGCGGGCCCACCACGTCGTGGGCGTCCATCGCGATCCACGGTGGCGGCATCGAGGCCGGCAGCGGAGAACTCGCGCTGGCCGTGGGCGACGGGCTGATGAACACGTACGTGTTCGCCGGCATCAAGTCCAGCCGCAACTCCGATCTGCACATCACCGCCACCAAGTTCGACGAGCCACAGTGTCTCGCCCTGCTCGCGGCAGCGGACCGGACCATCTCCGTCCACGGCTACACCGGCACAGCCGGCGAGCCCGAAACCGCCCTGGGCGGGTTGGACGCCAGCCTCGCCGGTGACCTCTCGGCCGCGTTGACCGACCAGGGGTTCAGCGTGGTGGCGGCCTCGAGCGAGATCTCCGGCAGCTACCCGGGCAACATCTGCAACAGGAACCGGCGCGGAGCGGGCGTGCAGGTGGAGCTCTCCCACGCCCTGCGCACGTCGTTCTTCCCCGACGGGGACCTGACCCGGTCGGCGAGGGACTCGGGGCGACGGACGCAGCTCTTCCACGACTACGTCGAAGCCGTGCGGTCGGTGGTCGCCGTTGCTCAGCCGGCCTCCTGA
- a CDS encoding glycerophosphodiester phosphodiesterase family protein: MRNVRRTAVAALVAATVTAGLAAPAEAKPRPDRTFDLQAHRGGLGLRVESTLASFGNALHLGVDTLELDVQITEDGQAVVTHDRRVSGAKCVDTAPATPGDPEFPYVGKYVNTLTLAQVRTLDCGTRTLADRPGQLAVPGARMPLLREVFALVKRHRADDVKLNIETKVEAGAPSETAPREQFVQVTAAEIRAAGMLKQVTIQSFDWGALMRMRQVEPRLPLVALTNYDFLQTGQPGASPWLGGLDIDDFGGDPIAAIRTFGAKTFSPVHGFPQNGTVTDPTYRPYVTKEMVAHAHRHGITVVPWTINDVPTMAKLLDDGVDGIITDYPDRLRGLLAQRGMRLPEAYASPFDIQAHRGGRATRPENTLPAFAHALENPAISTLELDTGVSADGHLVVLHDRTINGSHCEDTAPAWPGDPEFPYVGKRVHDLTLAQLKTLDCGSRTPADAPDQVAVPGARIPTLDEVLTLVRSSGRDDVRLNIETKISPVVNDTAPYDVFTRKLVTAIQRARFTDRVTIQSFDWRTIRYARKLDRRIDTVALVWQYGPAECASLADECSLRAVYGDPRVKSPWTGGLDWWRYRDLGKLVRAAGAGTVSSNWQVHDPAQGIVASADWYLRENPAYFHGPDVRTLQRRYGLSVVPYTVNDATVMQRVIDLGVDGIITDDPDLLIGVAIRNGLR; this comes from the coding sequence GTGCGCAACGTACGCCGTACCGCCGTCGCCGCCCTGGTGGCGGCGACCGTGACAGCCGGGCTCGCGGCGCCCGCCGAGGCGAAGCCGCGACCGGACCGGACATTCGACCTGCAGGCCCACCGCGGCGGCCTCGGGTTGCGGGTGGAGAGCACCCTCGCGTCCTTCGGCAACGCGCTCCACCTGGGCGTGGACACCCTGGAACTGGACGTGCAGATCACCGAGGACGGCCAGGCCGTCGTCACCCACGACCGGCGCGTCAGCGGCGCCAAGTGCGTGGACACCGCACCGGCGACCCCGGGCGACCCGGAGTTCCCGTACGTCGGGAAGTACGTCAACACGCTCACGCTGGCGCAGGTCCGCACCCTCGACTGCGGCACGAGGACCCTCGCCGACCGCCCCGGTCAGCTCGCCGTGCCGGGTGCCCGCATGCCGCTGCTGCGCGAGGTGTTCGCGCTGGTCAAGCGGCACCGGGCGGACGACGTGAAGCTCAACATCGAGACCAAGGTGGAGGCCGGCGCGCCCAGCGAGACCGCGCCGCGTGAGCAGTTCGTCCAGGTCACGGCGGCCGAGATCCGGGCCGCCGGGATGCTGAAGCAGGTGACCATCCAGAGCTTCGACTGGGGCGCGCTGATGCGGATGCGCCAGGTCGAGCCGCGGCTGCCGCTGGTCGCCCTGACCAACTACGACTTCCTCCAGACCGGGCAGCCGGGCGCCTCGCCGTGGCTCGGCGGGCTGGACATCGACGACTTCGGCGGCGACCCGATCGCGGCGATCCGCACCTTCGGCGCGAAGACCTTCTCGCCGGTGCACGGCTTCCCGCAGAACGGCACGGTCACCGACCCGACCTACCGCCCGTACGTGACGAAGGAGATGGTGGCGCACGCCCACCGGCACGGGATCACCGTCGTGCCGTGGACGATCAACGACGTCCCCACCATGGCGAAGCTGCTCGACGACGGCGTGGACGGCATCATCACCGACTACCCGGACCGGCTGCGCGGCCTGCTCGCCCAGCGCGGGATGCGGCTGCCCGAGGCGTACGCGTCGCCGTTCGACATCCAGGCCCACCGGGGCGGCCGGGCCACCCGGCCGGAGAACACCCTCCCGGCGTTCGCGCACGCGCTGGAGAACCCGGCGATCTCCACCCTGGAGCTGGACACCGGCGTCAGCGCCGACGGTCACCTGGTCGTGCTGCACGACCGGACGATCAACGGTTCGCACTGCGAGGACACCGCGCCGGCCTGGCCCGGTGACCCGGAGTTCCCGTACGTCGGCAAGCGGGTGCACGACCTGACCCTGGCGCAGCTCAAGACGCTGGACTGCGGCTCGAGGACGCCGGCCGACGCGCCGGACCAGGTCGCCGTGCCGGGCGCGCGCATCCCCACCCTGGACGAGGTCCTCACGCTGGTGCGCAGCAGCGGCCGGGACGACGTCCGGCTGAACATCGAGACGAAGATCAGCCCGGTGGTGAACGACACCGCGCCGTACGACGTCTTCACCCGCAAGCTCGTCACGGCGATCCAGCGGGCCCGCTTCACCGACCGGGTCACCATCCAGTCGTTCGACTGGCGGACCATCCGGTACGCCCGCAAGCTGGACCGCCGCATCGACACCGTCGCCCTGGTCTGGCAGTACGGTCCGGCCGAGTGCGCGAGCCTCGCCGACGAGTGCTCGCTGCGGGCGGTCTACGGCGACCCCCGGGTGAAGAGCCCGTGGACCGGGGGCCTGGACTGGTGGCGGTACCGGGACCTCGGCAAGCTCGTCCGGGCCGCCGGCGCCGGGACGGTCTCGTCGAACTGGCAGGTGCACGACCCGGCGCAGGGCATCGTCGCGTCCGCCGACTGGTACCTGCGGGAGAACCCGGCATACTTCCACGGACCGGACGTCCGTACCCTTCAGCGGCGGTACGGGCTGAGCGTGGTGCCGTACACCGTCAACGACGCGACCGTGATGCAGCGGGTCATCGACCTCGGTGTCGACGGGATCATCACCGACGACCCGGACCTGCTGATCGGCGTGGCGATCCGCAACGGCCTGCGCTGA
- a CDS encoding sporulation protein, whose product MDTVLTNPNTRPGLTLEGQVNLLGGDAPAAIEQIVVGLVTRVEMEGHDTEYAGIMEFHRMPVSGPLQLAAKQQLSIPFQLPVPWETPITDVYGQRLHGMTMGLRTELAIARAVDKSDLDQVNVHPLPVHERILEAFQRLGFRFKHADLERGHIRGTQQTLPFYQEIEFFAAPQYAQTINEVELTFVTSPHGVDVILECDKRGGFFSSGHDVFGRYQVSHADADRVDWTQVVDGWLRETTSRYGSLRAQGFGMPHQHGHGHHGRGMGVGGVVAGAALGMAGGMIAGEMIEDAVEGDFGGDFGGFEE is encoded by the coding sequence GTGGACACCGTCCTGACGAACCCGAACACTCGGCCCGGCCTGACCCTCGAGGGGCAGGTCAACCTGCTCGGCGGGGACGCGCCGGCGGCCATCGAGCAGATCGTCGTCGGCCTGGTCACCCGGGTCGAGATGGAGGGCCACGACACCGAGTACGCGGGCATCATGGAGTTCCACCGGATGCCCGTCTCCGGGCCGCTCCAGCTCGCCGCGAAGCAGCAGCTGTCCATCCCGTTCCAGCTGCCGGTGCCGTGGGAGACCCCGATCACCGACGTGTACGGCCAGCGCCTGCACGGCATGACGATGGGTCTGCGCACCGAGCTGGCGATCGCCCGGGCCGTCGACAAGAGCGACCTGGACCAGGTCAACGTGCACCCGCTGCCGGTGCACGAGCGGATCCTGGAGGCGTTCCAGCGGCTCGGCTTCCGGTTCAAGCACGCCGACCTGGAGCGCGGCCACATCCGGGGGACGCAGCAGACGCTGCCGTTCTACCAGGAGATCGAGTTCTTCGCCGCTCCGCAGTACGCGCAGACCATCAACGAGGTCGAGCTGACGTTCGTCACCAGCCCGCACGGGGTGGACGTGATCCTGGAGTGCGACAAGCGCGGCGGCTTCTTCAGCTCCGGGCACGACGTGTTCGGCCGTTACCAGGTCTCGCACGCCGACGCCGACCGGGTCGACTGGACGCAGGTGGTCGACGGCTGGCTGCGGGAGACGACCTCCCGCTACGGCAGCCTGCGGGCGCAGGGCTTCGGCATGCCGCACCAGCACGGCCACGGGCACCACGGCCGTGGGATGGGTGTCGGCGGGGTGGTCGCCGGGGCCGCACTCGGCATGGCCGGCGGCATGATCGCCGGCGAGATGATCGAGGACGCGGTCGAGGGCGACTTCGGCGGGGACTTCGGCGGCTTCGAGGAGTAG
- a CDS encoding DeoR/GlpR family DNA-binding transcription regulator, producing MLAQQRQTAILDLIRQRGGVRVSHLVSRFGVSDMTIRRDLEVLAERGLVDKVHGGATLAGPGSAEEPGFAAKSVRQQAEKRAIAERAATLVEPGMAIALSAGTTTAALAGLLADVRGLTVVTNSIPVADALYQNPRADQTVVLTGGIRTPSDALTGPVAEAAIGSLNVDLLFLGVHGMSPRTGFTTPNLLEAGVNRALIAASRRLVVLADHTKWETIGIATIAPLEDADVLVTDAGLPAEARGQIGDQVGELMIVDPVPL from the coding sequence ATGCTCGCCCAGCAGCGGCAGACCGCCATCCTCGACCTGATCCGGCAGCGGGGCGGCGTGCGCGTCAGTCACCTGGTGAGCCGGTTCGGCGTCTCCGACATGACCATCCGGCGGGACCTGGAGGTGCTGGCCGAGCGTGGGCTGGTCGACAAGGTGCACGGCGGCGCGACGCTGGCCGGCCCCGGGTCCGCCGAGGAGCCCGGCTTCGCCGCCAAGTCGGTGCGCCAGCAGGCCGAGAAGCGGGCCATCGCCGAACGGGCCGCGACGCTCGTCGAGCCCGGCATGGCGATCGCGCTCTCCGCCGGCACCACCACCGCCGCGCTGGCCGGCCTCCTCGCCGACGTCCGTGGGCTGACCGTGGTGACCAATTCGATCCCGGTCGCCGACGCCCTCTACCAGAACCCGCGCGCCGACCAGACGGTCGTGCTGACCGGTGGCATCCGCACGCCGTCGGACGCGCTGACCGGGCCGGTCGCCGAGGCCGCCATCGGATCGCTCAACGTGGACCTGCTCTTCCTCGGCGTACACGGGATGAGCCCGCGCACCGGCTTCACCACCCCGAACCTCCTGGAGGCGGGCGTGAACCGGGCCCTGATCGCCGCGTCCCGGCGGCTGGTCGTGCTCGCCGACCACACCAAGTGGGAGACGATCGGCATCGCCACCATCGCCCCGCTGGAGGACGCGGACGTGCTGGTCACCGACGCCGGCCTGCCGGCCGAGGCGCGCGGCCAGATCGGCGACCAGGTCGGTGAGCTGATGATCGTGGACCCCGTCCCGCTCTGA